Within the Platichthys flesus chromosome 16, fPlaFle2.1, whole genome shotgun sequence genome, the region GCCTCCTGCTCCCCCGCTGGAACCATCATCTGATACTTTGGTGTTTCAGCAGATTGATCTCGACTATTATTTAGGTAATTATCACAGAGGAGTCTTGTAGAAGCCAGACTTAAGATAATAACGACCTACTTATCAGACTACTCTTATGATCCAACGGCACATGTGAGAAAATATGGTTTTAAACTtgatttcctcttctctttattGCAGGGAACGCGGTGGCTGGTATGCCCGGTCAGTCGCAGGGAACAGTTCCCATCATCCGCATGTTTGGGGTGACAGACAGCGGCAACAGTGTTTGTTGCCATATTCACGGCTTTGCGCCTTACTTCTATGTTCCTGCACCAAATGGTGAGTTATTATTATCTTGTTAATGCAATGTTGAGTTTGAACTCTGTACATtgtataaatgtaatatatgcACATTTCTCTCTTCTGAGCTGTCACTTTTCTAAATGATTCACCCTTTTTTAGAGGAGAAAAGATCATGTAATTCTTATTTATCCCACAATGTTTCCCCCACTTTCTTTGAAAAGGTTTCACGTCTGATAACCTGGGTGAATTTAAAAGAGAACTGAACTCTGCTGTGCTGAAGGACATGCGCTCCAATAAGGACAACGTCTCCATCACAGTGTTGGCTGTGGACATCACCCAAAAAGAGAGTAAGGACCAGTGATTACAAAATGCTTTGTTATACGATAACAGGGTGGATCCTGGTTTAAAAGAACAGTTACTAATAGATAAATGAACAATTATGAATCAATGCTATTTTAATACACTAATTAAAAGCTGTGATAACGCTTTCACTGGCCTTTATGCATCTAgcacttttttcctttttccttcagGCATGTATGGATACCACGGACAACGCAGTATCAGTTTCTTGCGGATAACAATGGCGATGCCTCGTCTCATTGCCCCAGCGAAGAGACTTCTGGAGCAGGGCATAAAGTTTGGACCCTTCCCACACCAGAGTTACAAGGCCTACGAGGCCAATATAGATTTTGAGATTAGGTATGTGTGTTACAAATTcttctttacattacattacatgtcatttagctgacgcttttgtccaaagcgacttacattttcggaacactcagcatttacgAGGGGCCATTTTgggggttcagtattttgccaaggacacttaggcatgcagatgggaaagagtgggattcgaaccggcaaccttcttgttgcagaacacccgctctctccccctaggccacgctctccccatctTTACATGTACCACATGAACAAAAAGCAGACAAGTAGCTTAGTGAGCCTCTCTGTTTAACGCAGGTTTATGGTGGACAGCGCTGTGGTGGGATGTTGCTGGATTGAACTTCCCAAAGGCAAGTTCAGAGTGCGTGAGGAGAAGAGCCTGGGGGAAACGAATCCTCAGCACCCGAGCAAGGTAGGTGTTGTTTACGTTTTAACCACAAGAGACAATCTGCCTCGTCTTTATGCTGCTCAGTGGTTGACCAAATGGCCGGCATTTTACATGGGTCTGCTGTTATCTGTCCTTTTCTGTCCTTCAGGTGACCTTGTGTCAGTATGAGGTGGACGTGGGATGGACAGATTTCATAAGTCACCCAACGGAGGGAGACTGGCAGAGGATCGCACCACTCAGGGTCCTGAGCTTTGACATTGAGTGTGCAGGAAGAAAAGGTGAGGTTCTTTCTTTACCTCTGGGATTTTCATATTACAAACGTGAACAGGGCTTGATCATAATTTGATCAGAAGCAAATGCAGATCTTGATTTGGACGTTACCTCATTTCTCTCCAGGAATCTTCCCAGAAGCTGATAAAGACCCTGTGATTCAGATAGCGTCTATGGTCCAGCGTCAGGGTGACTCGGAGCCCTTCATTCGCACTGTGTTTACCCTCCAGTCCTGTGCCAGCATTGTAGGCTCTCAGATATTGTGCTTCACACAGgagaaacagctgctgcaggtaaaTCTACCAGATTTAAAAATGacctgacaaacaaataaactgtattttgaCAATTTCTTTGTTTCGATTTGtaatgttctgttttgtttccgTCTGTGTGAGCAGAGCTGGGCGGAGTTTTTGAGAACAGTGGATCCAGACATCATCACTGGATACAACATTCAAAACTTTGACTTTCCCTACCTGCTCAACAGAGCCACTGCTCTTAAGGTTAGATGGAGCCACTTTAATGTACAACTTTCATCCATAACCAAAGACTAAAATGTTCCTGACAGATTAAACGTCAGTAAGAATCCCTTAACTACCATTGTAAAATGTATATGTTGCAAAAATAGTTAAGTTTTCCTTTTTATGTTTGCACTAAGTTCATGTCTCCCCCCTCTGTTCAGTAATATATGTCCTTCTGTGTTTAGGTCAATCTGTTTCCCTACTTGGGCCGAGTGCGAGGAATCAAGTCAGTCTTGCGAGACCTGAACTTCCAGAGCAAGCAGATGGGACGCAGAGAGAACAAGATCACTAACATAGAGGGCCGCGTCCAGTTCGATTTGCTGCAGGTCAGCACCCTATGCATTATAATGCAACAATAGACAAGACATTGCTTAGATTAGAATGATTTGAGGAGATGATATGTTGAGTATACACTGACTGGTGTGTCTGTCTTATCAGGTGCTCCTGCGGGATTATAAACTGCGCTCATACACACTAAACGCTGTGAGTTACCACTTCCTGCAAGAACAGAAAGAGGATGTACAGCACTCCATCATCACTGATCTGCAGGTAACCTTTCTGCACCTGGACGAGagctggatattttttttttatttgacattgaGTTGTCGCTCATCCGTCTTGCTCCCCGTGTCCTTCCTCTCAGAACGGCAACGAACAGACTCGCAGACGTTTGGCTGTCTACTGCCTGAAGGACGCCTATCTCCCGCTGCGCCTGCTGCAGAAGCTGATGTGTGTGATTAACTACATGGAGATGGCCAGAGTGACAGGTGTGCCTCTCACATACCTGCTGTCAAGAGGACAGCAGATCAAGGTCGTCTCTCAGCTGCTGCGACAGGTAATAAAGGCAGACACAAGGCACAGATATTAGATACACGTTGACTTGGAGATGAAAAAAGCAACACTCTCTACATGTTTAGGCCATGAAGCAGGACCTGGTCATGCCTGTCATAAaggtagaaggaggagaagactaCACTGGAGCAACTGTCATCGAGCCAGAGAAAGGGTGTGTAtgtctgatgtttgtttgtgtgactgtagCTTTTCAGAGATCTGTTGTTGCAAATGTGTCTGACTGGAGAACCTCCTCCTGCATTCTTCATAAGACAAAGTCCGGACCTCATtgtgtggacattttctggagttcatatctgaaaacggCTTCTGACTCCTCTGGTCCTGCCTTGGTCTTGTCATCTTTCTCCCCATGACCACCCTCTTCTTTGTGTAGGTATTACAGCGTTCCCATTACCACCCTGGACTTCTCCTCCTTGTATCCGTCCATTATGATGGCTCACAATCTGTGCTACACCACCTTGCTGCAGAAGGGCTCATCAGAGAAACTAGGGTGAGCATTTGTTTTCGCACCTTAAACACTTAAATGCATCACATTTATCTGTCTAGTATTAACAGAGCAAACTAATAACTGAGGTGGCTGTGTTTCTTTAGCCTGTCAGCTGAGGACTTCATCAAGACTCCAACTGGTGACCTGTTTGTGAGGAGCTCAGTGAGGAAAGGACTTCTACCTGAAATCCTGGAGAACCTGCTGACTGCCAGAAAGAGGTTTGAATTGgtttaaataaatcacaacaaCTTGAGCTGAACTCGAGTCAGTATTTAGCATTTGAGTACACAGCTACTGTACCATGGAGCCTTGATTTGCTGCCAAAGCCCAACTTTAATATGTTTCCTCTTGCTGTGATCACATTCTGATTAACTTAACATACAAAATGTATCATGAATCAGCCCAATGTGCCTCCCTTCTCATGCTGTTCCTCGTCTTGCCACAGGGCCAAAACAGAGCTGAAGAAGGAAACTGACCCTTTCAAGAAGCAGGTGCTGGATGGCCGTCAGCTGGCTCTCAAAATCAGTGCTAACTCTGTGTATGGCTTCACTGGGGCCCAGGTGGGCAAGCTGCCCTGTCTGGAGATCTCCCAGGTGAGCACTTGACTGAATTATAGGTTAACATGCTTACATATTGTGATATATGTGTATACTCTGATTAGTGTGAACAAACTTCAGTTAGAGAGCTTTGTGGCATTAGATCCTCTTCTATCTCATTGGTAAGGggctgtgtttttaaatgaaaccggggaaaaaaatccataaaacTATGGGAGTAatctgcatacacacacacaaaagaaggGTCAAAGGTTGCATGTTTGTATTGTGCTTCAAATCCACTTTTTAAAGTTCTGGCCCCACACTATGGTTCACAATGTGATTTTAAGGCCTTTAAAAAAGTCTTCAAATATTATACTAGGTCTTAAATTGTCATAAATTAAGTCATCACAATTTGACTCCGTGTCGCTCTTTCCGCTGCACATGTGGGAGCACAAGCGCGAAACAACACAGATGTAGAGCAAAGATTGGAGTTGAGACGGAGACCACAGAAcaggcagaggaagaaaagtaGAACAAAGAATCAGGCACAAACATCTAGTCTAGGTGAAAAACAAGGATGTGCTACAGACTGTGATGTTAACCTAGTTAGATTCACATCACTCTCAAAGACAGATGAGAAAACTCTGAGTTTTGATAAGTAGCAAAAATGTATCATCATTGAAACTCATGACCTGTAACATGGCTTTCAGCTCCGTGGTCAGTGAAAGGTTAATCCAGCAACAGGCAATTTACCTATAAACTGAATCAAAACTTTTCTTATCTCATCTAGAGCGTCACAGGTTTTGGGAGGCAGATGATCGAGCAAACCAAACAGCTGGTGGAGTCCAAGTACACCATCTCCAGTGGGTACCCAGGTGATGCCAAGGTGAGGAAAACATGCTCTCAACAAATCAGATTAGTTTCCTTTCTGTAATTTAAACActtatatgtgtgtctgtgttcttttatttgttgttcAGGTCATCTATGGCGACACAGACTCTGTCATGGTCAAACTCGGGGTTTCAACAGTAAAGGAGGCCATGGAAATCGGGAGGGAGGCAGCGGCGTGGGTGTCGTCCCATTTCACACCACCAATCAAACTGGAGTTTGAGAAGGTACAGTTCCTGTCCGATCCGTTTATATGCACACTTTGCtaattgatttgtttctctGACAAAGAGATGGTTCAAGTGAGTGTTTATTCTCTCacacatttgtttatatttcattttattataaagACTAACATTTTAAAGCCTTTGGAAATATATGTTCCTTTTTAAAACCAGCAGAATATGTGTAGGTCTTAAACGCTTATAACCCCTTGTCGGCTCTTAAGTTTTAAAATCTGAAATTCCTTTAAAAGAAAGGTCTCAATTTCCTTTTTACTTATGATTATATGAATTGTATATGATTATAGCATAAACTGTCAGGTAAAGCCCCAGTTATACGATTCTACATCCTTGACTTTATGTAAAAGCTCTGTagatctttgtgtgtttaatctaaACTTGGAGGATGAAGTAGACATGCACCAGCACTTTCTGCCAAAGTGTATCTGTAGGAACAGGCAGCTGTTTTTCGGGGACCACAGGAGAGATGGAACATCCTCTTGGCTCACAAGTTTATTTTCATCACCTCCACAGGTGTACTACCCATACCTGCTGATCAACAAGAAGCGATATGCCGGCCTGTATTTCTCCTCCAGTGCAGACACGCATGAAAAGATGGACTGTAAAGGCATTGAGACCGTCCGCAGAGACAACTGCCCTCTGGTGGCAAACCTCATCGGCACCTGTCTGCAGAGAATCCTCATTGACAGGTACACACATATTTGGTCTTTcgagattgtttgttttttacagtggcccaaagtggacaaactaaacgcattttgagtttttatggcAACATCAGAGATGTGGCTTCTCAGGATTTCACCGTAGAATAGTAGAACTAATTGGAGCTGGTGTGCTGTGGTGTTAGGGATCCGCAGGGTGCAGTCGCTCATGCCAAAGAGGTGATCTCAGACCTGCTGTGCAACCGCATCGACATCAGCCAGCTGGTCATCACTAAGGAGCTGACGCGCACCGCCCAGGAGTACGCTGCCAAACAGGCACACGTGGAGTTGGCAGAGAGGTCTGATTATACTGAGATGTTTTAATTGACATGGCTCTTCAATGGAAAATGATTGTGTGTGATTATTATCTCATTAACATGGATGCTTCTACAGGATGAGGAAAAGAGATGCCGGCAGCGCTCCCAACTTGGGAGACCGAGTTCCATACGTCATCATCAAGGCGGCAAAGGGAGCAGCAGCTTACATGAAGTCAGAGGTCTGTACTGGCAccttttggtttttcttttttttttaaatgtgtgcttCACCTCCACATCTCTTTTCCTCATGACAAACATGTTAATATTGATTCTTCAGGACCCAATCTATGTGTTGGAGAACACCATTCCCATCGACACACAATACTACCTGGAACAGCAGCTGTCCAAGCCCCTGCTGAGGATATTTGAGCCCATCCTGGGAGAGAGCAAGGCAGAGAGCGTCCTGCtcagtgagtcacacacacactccctctcaaACTCTGGGAGATTGGGTCCAGCTATTGTTCAGAGACTTACTGATTCCACTGTGAAAAGTAATGTTATCAAGTTTTTGGGGATCTTAACATCACTTGTGGTTATTGTTGTGTCTGTCAGAGGGCGATCACACACGCTGCAAGACCGTGTTGACCTCGAA harbors:
- the pold1 gene encoding DNA polymerase delta catalytic subunit, producing the protein MEFKRRNGGAFRGGAPQAKRGKPAGEWEDSPSQFEEELSMFDETDMDSEAMEGQAGHDVIPVGELFSANLNPRWPRPPAPPLEPSSDTLVFQQIDLDYYLGNAVAGMPGQSQGTVPIIRMFGVTDSGNSVCCHIHGFAPYFYVPAPNGFTSDNLGEFKRELNSAVLKDMRSNKDNVSITVLAVDITQKESMYGYHGQRSISFLRITMAMPRLIAPAKRLLEQGIKFGPFPHQSYKAYEANIDFEIRFMVDSAVVGCCWIELPKGKFRVREEKSLGETNPQHPSKVTLCQYEVDVGWTDFISHPTEGDWQRIAPLRVLSFDIECAGRKGIFPEADKDPVIQIASMVQRQGDSEPFIRTVFTLQSCASIVGSQILCFTQEKQLLQSWAEFLRTVDPDIITGYNIQNFDFPYLLNRATALKVNLFPYLGRVRGIKSVLRDLNFQSKQMGRRENKITNIEGRVQFDLLQVLLRDYKLRSYTLNAVSYHFLQEQKEDVQHSIITDLQNGNEQTRRRLAVYCLKDAYLPLRLLQKLMCVINYMEMARVTGVPLTYLLSRGQQIKVVSQLLRQAMKQDLVMPVIKVEGGEDYTGATVIEPEKGYYSVPITTLDFSSLYPSIMMAHNLCYTTLLQKGSSEKLGLSAEDFIKTPTGDLFVRSSVRKGLLPEILENLLTARKRAKTELKKETDPFKKQVLDGRQLALKISANSVYGFTGAQVGKLPCLEISQSVTGFGRQMIEQTKQLVESKYTISSGYPGDAKVIYGDTDSVMVKLGVSTVKEAMEIGREAAAWVSSHFTPPIKLEFEKVYYPYLLINKKRYAGLYFSSSADTHEKMDCKGIETVRRDNCPLVANLIGTCLQRILIDRDPQGAVAHAKEVISDLLCNRIDISQLVITKELTRTAQEYAAKQAHVELAERMRKRDAGSAPNLGDRVPYVIIKAAKGAAAYMKSEDPIYVLENTIPIDTQYYLEQQLSKPLLRIFEPILGESKAESVLLKGDHTRCKTVLTSKVGGLMAFATKRNTCIGCKAVLKADTAVCDFCKKKESELYQKEIFHMNTLEERFSRLWTQCQRCQGSLHEDVLCTSRDCPIFYMRKKVQKDLDDQSKLVSRFGW